TGAAATGGGTTATCTCTCAAACCGAAATGAGGAAATGTTATTAAAAACAGCAAAATACCGCTCGTTATTCATCGATTCGTTAACCACAGCCATTAATAAATATTTTGCAGAAGAACGTGAAAAACAGTAGTGTATCAAATAAGATCAACAGAGGGGTGTTATAATGCTGCGGTGGATTAAGTTTTTTATCCTGAGTATCTTTCTAGCCATTGTCGCTGGGGGGATCAGCATTGTTGGCGTCTTATTTTATTACACAAAAGACCTTCCAGATTATAATCAGCTCTCCAACTATCAACCTGCCATTGTCAGTCGGCTTTATGCAGCCGATGGAAAATTGATGGAAGAATATGCCAAAGAAAATAGACTCTATGTCTCCATCCATGCAATCCCACAGCAATTGATCCATGCGTTTCTTGCCGCTGAAGATAAAAACTTCTTTCAGCATAGCGGCATTGATATGTACAGTATCTTTCGCGCTGGCGTTACCAATATCATGAATTACGGGCGCGAAGGTCAAATGGTGGGAGGATCGACTATTACCCAGCAAGTCGTAAAGAATTTCCTCCTAAGCAATGAGCGAACACTGGAACGAAAAGTCAAAGAAGCTGTGCTGGCCGTCCGTATTACCCGCAGTTTCAGTAAAGAACAAATCCTTGAGCTCTATCTCAATCAAATTTACCTAGGAAACCGCTCTTATGGTGTTGCCGCAGCGGCACTTAATTATTTTAATAAATCCATCAATGAACTTACGCCCGAAGAAATGGCTTTGCTGGCATCGATGCCAAAAGCACCTTCAGAATTTAACCCCTATCGCAATTACAAGCGCGCTAAAGAAAGGCGAGACTGGGTTTTGTCGCGTATGCTTGATGAAAAATATATCACCAAAGAAGCCTATCAGGTTGCAATAGAAGCACCTATACGGTTACGCTCACGTGAACAACATGAAATCGTAAAAGCTGATTTTTATGCCGAAGAAGTCAGAAGACGCCTGTTAGAAAAATACGGTGAAAAAATTCTGTATGAAGGTGGGCTGTCGGTACATACCAATCTTGACCCCACTCTCCAGGAACAGGCAACCCAAGCGCTTATTAAAGGGATCATTTCTTTTGATCATCGCAAGGGGTGGCGTGGCCCACTTAAGCATATTCCTCTTAGTTCATCATGGGCACAGGAATTACAGCGTTATAATTACTCCATTAACAACGATTGGCAAATAGCGATTGTCCTGAGTGTTTCGCAAGCAGATGCAACCATTGGTTTTAAGGATAAGAAAACCGGGATCATTCCGCTTTCACAAATGACATGGGCAAGCCATGAAGCAAATCCTTCTGCGGCCTCCATTCTTCATCCAGGTGATATTATTGCGGTCTCCGCAGTCTTGCCTCACGCTACATCACCATCTACCCTTGCCTTAACTCCTCCGGTCTATACGCTACAACAAATTCCAGAAGTAAATGGAGCTGTGGTTGTGATGGATCCCCATACTGGTCAGGTAAAAGCGCTTGTCGGCGGGTTTAGTTCAAAAGACACGCAGTTTAATCGCGCTACACAGGCTATGCGACAACCTGGATCTGCTTTCAAACCATTTGTATATCTGGCAGCGATGGAAAAAGGATTTACTCCAGCAACGATTGTCGTTGATAGTCCGGTAGAATTAGATCAAGGTCCTGGCCTTCCGATGTGGCGCCCTAAAAATTATTCCGGTGAGTTTTTTGGCCCAACACCACTGCGTCGAGGGTTAGAGGCTTCCCGTAATGCCATGACTGTGCAATTGGCACAAATGTTAGGCGTGGACAGCATTGTTGAAATCAGCAAACGATTCGGCGTACTCGATAACCCAGCGGCTAATTATTCTATGGTATTAGGCGCTGCCGAAACAACCTTGCTTCGTATAACCAGCGGCTATGCGATGATCATCAATGGTGGCAAACGCGTTTCACCTATACTTGTTGAACGTATCCAGGATCGCAAAGGAGCGACTATTTTTCGCCGGGATAATCGCCTGTGCGATGAATGCTCCATTAAAGAAGTAAACCAATTAACAGGGGTATTCCCCCCTGTGCTTGCCGATGACCGCCAGCAAATTACCGATCCTCAATCTGCCTATCAGGTTATCTCCATGATGGAAGGTGTCGTAAAACGTGGCACAGCCATGGCAGCGTTGCGATTAGGTAAAACGGTGGGTGGGAAAACCGGTACAACAAATAATAGTTATGATACTTGGTTTATTGGTTTCACCCCTGATATTGTGGTTGGCACCTATATTGGCTATGATATTCCCAAAACGCTTGGAAAAAAGGAAACAGGCGCATCTGTATCCCTTCCTGTGTTCATTGATTTCATGGAACATTACCTTAAAGACAAATCAGATATTCCCTTTCGTATTCCAGAGGGAATCAGCCTGGTCCGCATTGACCGTTTAACAGGCCAAGTGCCAGGACCTGATACACCAGAGAGCAATATTATGTATGAAGCGTTCAAGTCCAAGAATAATCCTTTAGGAGAAAGCACCACACCGGTGAATGTAACTGGTCATGATAGTGACTCACCCGTTCCTTCTGATAATTCATTGCCGCACGATACAGAGGGAATTTATTAGCAGCATCAGGTCTTACTTCACAGGATTCTTGACGTGTTCTCCCCCAATTGGCCCACCAAAAGGTGGGTCTGTTAACGTATAAATGATAATCCTAGAAAGTGAAGAACCAGCAAACTCAATTGTTATTGATTGAGAAAATTTGATTTGGGTGTCCTGCGGAGATTGGGTATATTCCTGTCATATCTTACGATCCAAGAAGAACAAGAACGGTAGGGAGTGTTTAAACATCCATCGTAATGGTCATGGCCGGCTACCATCATCGAGGGTAGTAAGGTTTCCTGGTAGCTTGATCCTGTCTTTGGTTTGTTGGTAACTCACCCCAAAACTCATGCCAGAAAGTCCGCCAGTGAAACTGCTGTCCTTTTTATACACGTAGCTGGATTTATAACCGCGGTCGGCTTCTACGGCAATACCGATATTATCTTGGGCCTTGATGTTAATATCATTGCCAGCCGTTAGCGTAGAGCCACGCAAACTTTCCTGATCTTGCTTGAATCCTCAATCACACACTCCACCAGTTCAATTGGTTTCATGGTGGGTTCGTGATTTATAGGCAAAACAAACAGGCTTTGCATGTCCTAGCCATGTTATTGAATGGTATCAGGTAATTTTTTCTGCAGCGCGAGATCAATTGTCAGATCTTTTGCACGCTGCGGCGACATTTTAGCCAATATCGGCGCTGCTTTCGCTTCTTTCATTTTATCAACGACCTGCAATAAAATAGGCATATCCATTTGATCAAATATTTTAGCAGCATCTTTGGGTTTCATATTTTCATAAATTTTGACTAGGCTGCGAATCTTAGCATCCTCTTTTTCATTATATTGTTTTAATAGATCGTCAACCTGAGTTTTCAGTTGTTCCAACGTTTTAATACGTTGGTCAACCCTTTCTTCGGTACTGGCCAGCAATGTTTCTTTGAGTAATAAATTTTTCTCACGGTCTTCTAATTGCTTGCGCCGATCTGCCAGGCTTTGCAGCAGCTTGACATCAATGGTTGGTTGCTCTTGAGGAGCTTGCTGGCTTAAGGGCGAATTTATAGATGACGCACCATTGGATACCGCATTGGTTGATACCAACTGTGGTGACTTTTCCCCCCCCTCATTCAGGTTAGCATCCGTGGCTGAAGCAGCTGGTGTGGCTGCAGCGTCAGTCGGGGCTGCTTTTTTGATATCTTGTGTTGGCGCAGAATCTTCCGATACTTTTGCATGGAGCTCTGAAACCAGAAACTCCTGAGTAAAGAAGCCTGATCCCAACGAAACGTCGACGATCTTGGCAACCAACAACATGGCCGAAAATCCAATGACCAGCGGTAATAATCGTATGTTCTGAGGAATATGGCGGTTTTTCATTAAGCATCCTCTGATTGTGCTTGCTCGGTAATCGATCGTGACGATTGTCGTGCTTTGGCAATCTGCTGTAATAACGATTCGATAGCCACATGGCGTTGTTTTTGATGGTCATCTTCAACTGTTTTAATTTCAGAGATGGGAAGTATTGCCGATAAACCATTGCGTACAGGCGGAGTAACCGTGGCAGGCTTGGCTTGTTGTTGCGGTTGAACGATGGAACGCTCCAAACGGTCGGCCACACGCACAGCACTGGTAGTGACGATAGACAACTCATCAATAAGATGCTGGGCTTTATCAATAGACCTACGCAGTTCACTGGTATCGCGATCAATCGATTTTAGATCACGCAAAATCCGATCAGCCTCACCGATGACCCGATCAAAATTGCCCACAAATCCTTCCAGGGCTTTTTTACTGCCACGAATTGAAGCAATTTTTTTGTTGAGTTGCCAACAAAAAATAATGGTCCACACTAACAAGACCGAAATGATGAGATCTAGAATTAACATCCAATTGATTCCCTGAGTTTTTTGTCGATAATTTTATCAATCTGCACCGCCACATGATCATCCATGCGACCTAACTTACCATAAAAAACATTCACACCTTTACAGCGTATGGCAATATCGTCATCAACAGCATGATCCAGTACCAGTGTACTACCAACTTTGATATTAGCAACATCGGAAAGATTCACCATTTTACTGTGAAGTACAGCCTCCAGTTGCATTTTGGAGTGGCCTATTTCACGCTCCACATGCGCTTCCCATACCGTATCATTACCATATTTTTCGCCGATAAAGACCTGGGTCAATAAATCACGGATTGGTTCAAGCGTCACATGAGGAAATAATATTTCGATATTACCGCCACGCTCTTCCATATCCACCCGCAACTGTAATAATATCACAGCATCAGCCGGTCTTGCAATGGTTGCAAAGCGTGGATTGGTTTCTAACCGTTCAAATTTAAAAGTAGCCGGAGTTAGCGGGTCAAAGGCCGCACCAATATCAATAAGCAGCAATTCCGAAACATAACGCATGATCGATTGTTCAATCGTCGTATAAGGCCTGCCTTCAATTTTGATCGGTTGCGTTGATTTTCTGCCGCCAAACAAGACTTCCACCATCGAATAAACAAGCGCTGTATCAATGGTCATCAACCCCATATTATTCCACTCGATGGCCCTAAACATCGTCAGCAATGATGGCATCGGAATAGAATTAATATAATCACCAAAACGCATGGAGGTAATAGAAGCAATTTCAATCTCGACATTATCTGCCGTAAAATTTCTCATACTGGTCGACGCCATGCGAACAAAACGATCAAAGACCACCTCAAGCATTGGCAAGCGCTCATAGGTTAAAAGGGCTTTATCAAGCATTGCTTGAATGCCAACAACCTGTCCTTCCGTTTGACCTCCGGCATCAAGGCCTAATAAATGGTCAATCTCATCTTGACGCATTGCCCGAGTAGGCTGTGCATCCCCATCCATCATCCTCTCGATCGGAGCGATACCTTCTGATGTTGCTTGCTTGATCTGTTCTTCTCCCATCCCCCACCTCTCTTATTGAACAAAAAATTCTCGGAAAAGAATATCATTCACTTTAGCAGGATACACGATTTTATTTAATCTAAGCAAGAGCTCTTGACGTAAATGGTACATGCCAGCGGAACCTCTTAAATCTTCCTGACGTAATTCACGAAGATAAATTTGAAAAATATCACGAATCCTAAGCATATTGTCTTCGATAGCCGCAACTTGAGCATCATCAGGTAATTCAAGTGCAATTTTCATTTTCAAAAACGATTGTTGCTTATGGGCTGTATTCAAATTGACAATGAATTCATCCATATCGTAATAGAAAACATTTCCCGGACCAGCTTGAAGGCGGTCTGATGTTTTATCATTTTTACCCTTTTTATCACCATGATTCTCCGTAGCCGCTTTTTCATGTTTGGCCGAAGAAGAGTCTTCCTTTTTACTGCTAGAAAGCACACCGGAAAACAACACGCCCCCCACAGCACCACCTAACACAACCACAGCTGCAATCACTATTATAATAAGCTTTTTCTTACTCGAACCCGCCTGAGAATGCCCCTCTTTATCGCCAGCATTGCTTTCATCTAATTCTTTTTTATCTTCATGATCTGCCATTGCGTCCTCTTCTCACTTTATAACTAATTTTATATCACTACATATCTGCACCCGATTTATCTATCATAAAAAGAAATTCAAATTTTTCCTATCAAATTTTTAATGAACAACAATCAATCCGGTTTTTGCACTTTCTCACAGCGCATTATTTATCCAGACGCTTCCCATCTTGGCATGATTCTTGCTTGTTATCCTGTGATTGAAACAAATGTTAGATTGATATGGATAATACAAATTATATTGCTCTTTCTCGTGAATTAAGCCTGGCACGCAAGCAGGAGACCATTGCGAATAATATTGCTAACAGCAACACACTCGGTTACCGCGGTGAAAAAATGCTTTTTGATACCTATCTGATAAAGCAATCCAAGGGGGAAAAAATTGCCTTCAGTCATGATGTGGCTACCGTTATAGATCCTTCCATTGGCAGCTTTAAAACAACCGATCGTGACTTGGATGTTGCTATCAATGGTCCTGGATATTTTAAAGTAAGCACACCACAAGGCGTTCGATATACCCGTGTAGGAAGCTTCCAAATTGACCAAACCGGTGCCTTAGTCACGGGACAAGGTTATCGTGTTCTTGACCCCAATAATCAACCCATTACGTTCCAAGATGAAGATTCCCAATTCAAAATTTGTGAAGATGGCTTGATCAAAGTAGGAGAAGAAGAGCGAGGCCAAATTGGCATTGTTCATTTTAATGATGAACATTTAATGGAAAAAGCAGGCCATACACTTTATCGAACAGCCCAACCGGAATTACCCCAAGACGAAAACGTGCGTTTAACTCAGGGAGTACTTGAAGAATCCAATGTCATTCCGGTCAAGGAAATGACCAACATGCTCGAAACCACCCGCAGCGTTACAACACTCAGCAATTTAATTCGTTCTGCTGATGAAATGGAACGCGGTGCAGTTCAAAAATTATCACAATCACAATAGAAGAGGAAACACACGATGGCCATGAGATCACTTAGTATAGCAGCAACAGGACTACAAGCCCAGCAGCTCCATGTGGAGGTAATATCGAACAATATCGCCAACATTAACACGAACGGCTTTAAGCGGCAGGAAGTTGAATTCCAGGACTTGCTGTATCAAAATGTTCAGCGTGCGGGAACCAATACATCTGATTCTGGCACTGTTATTCCTGCAGGCATTCAATTGGGGCTTGGTGTAAATGCCGGATCAGTCTATCGTATTTTTCAGCAAGGGACCATGAACCTAACTGGTGGAAAATATGACGTCGCCATTCAAGGTCGCGGTTTCTTTAAAATTGAACTACCTACTGGCGATTTTGCCTATACACGTGCCGGATCGTTCCAACCCAATACCGATGGCGACCTCGTCACACCGGAAGGTTACAAACTATCGCCAGGCATTAACATACCTGGCGATACGGTCGATGTCACCATCAGCCCACAGGGTGAAGTATCTGTTTTACAGATGGGACAAAACGCCGCAACCAGTGCCGGTAAAATTGATTTTCAATCCTTCATCAACGAAGCAGGATTGGAAGGCATTGGTGACAACCTCTTCCGCGAAACAGCGGCATCTGGTCCTCCCATTGATATTACGGCTGGCGATGCAGGAGCAGGAACATTTTTGCAAGGCTATCTTGAAGCCTCTAACGTTGACCCGGTCACAGAGCTGACTAATCTTATTACCGCACAGCGAGGATACGAGTTTAATTCAAAAGTTATTTCGGCTTCCGATGATATGATGAAAACGATCAACGAAATTCGTAACTAAGTTGAATAAATTTGCTATACTGGCATATGGGGGATCTATGATTAAGGTATGTATTGTGGGATTATGGGGGATGATGCTTATGCTTTCCGAAGCCGCTTTGGCTGAAGGAAGCGAGCATCAGTCTCAGCTTGAAGAACAAATCTCAACGGCTATTGCCGATGAGATAGGTGCCGACCGCATTAGCATTCATCTTGATCATACCCCCGCCACTTTGTCTCAATCACTGGATCAACCAGTGCTTGCTGTGAATCATGTGGATCGTTCAAAACATACATTTGATATCACAATAACCTATCCTGCTGCCAGTGAATCCTCCTCCTTGCCGGCAGATCATTTGAAAGGTAGCTATGATACGTGGAAACAGGTGCCCTTGGTAAAAATACCGATTGAAAAAGGTCAAGTCATTCATGAAGAATCCCTCACCACTCAATGGGTAAAAACGTCAACGGTTCCTCACGACACTGCCACCCAAATGTCGCAGATAACCAATAGCGTTGCCAAACGCTCGCTTGCAGAAGGAAAATGGGTCCGCACCCGAGACATCGAACAACCAGTATTAGTCAAACGCAATGACCTGGTAACGATTCTCTATAAAACACAGAATCTCACTCTTCAATCACAGGCTATTGCACTTGAAGATGGATCAAAAGGCGATCGCATCCGTTTGAAAAACGCAGAAAGCAAAAAAGAATTCATGGGTATTGTTGATGACCAGCATACCGTCCTTATTCCAACATCAGGTTAAACCATGCAACGTTACCCCATTTTTTATTCCGTTCTATCATGTATGTCACTGATCTTTACCCTATCTGGCTGTCAAACTGCGCTGGACAGGCTTAACCATGTAGGCGATACCCCACAGATGCACCCCATCGAAAATGCATTTGCCGAAGGCGTTGATAAAAAGATCGAATGGCCAGAGGAAGATTTGCAGACTCCTCAACCCCGTATGGCCAATTCGCTATGGCAACATAATTCTCGCTATTTTTTCCAGGATCAGAAGGCCAGGCGGATTGGCGATATTTTAAAGGTGAAGGTAAAATTTAAAGATAAAGCTGAATTAAACAACCAAAGCACACGTAACCGCACCACCAAAGAAACCTTAGGAGCCCCCAATATTTTAGGGCTTGATAAAGGTCTTACCAAATTAATGCCCGGCAAACAGGATCTTACTTCCTTACTTGATATCAGTGGTTCTAATAATAATTTGGGCAATGGTGCCGTTAAACGCGGAGAAAATCTTGAGACCGAAATTGCCGCACTGGTAACCCAGATTTTGCCTAATGGCAATCTGGTAATTCGTGGCAAACAGGAAGTACGTATCAATTTTGAAGTTCGCGAAATCACCATTGATGGCATCGTCAGGCCTGATGATATCAGTTCTGAAAATTCAGTTGGTGCCGATCAAATTGCAGAAGCCCGTATTTCATACGGCGGACGCGGACAAATCACAGATGTCCAACAACCGCGATATGGTACGCAGCTGTTAGATATTATTGCACCTTTCTAAAAACTCTAGCACAATAAGAAGAATGATCGAGAGGGAGAACATTCATGCATCGTCGTTACGTAGAGCATCGAGAAAATTTTAAGACAGATTTCAAACGTCGTTTTTACGGAGTTGAGACTTATAAAATAACCATGTTATTTCTTGGAATTTTTGGGCTACTGACCGCACTTTATTTTTGGTTTGATCAAGGCAATCCGTTTCTCTTTTACACTAGTCTTTCAATTTTTGCAGGCCTTTACGTCGTGATTCTTTACTGGCAAATGCACATGAATGATATCATCATGGCAACCGAGTTCCAGTCGGCTTTATTTGCTAGTGCTTCACGCCTTAATGCCAATTTCAGCCTGATTGTACGCCAGGATGGAACTATCGTGTATGCCGATGAGGATTATTTTCAGTATTTTAATCAAGATCTGCATGACGGCCATACGGGTATTTCTGCACTAGTGGATAATCCAGCCGTTGAACAACCAACCAGAGAATTGATTATTAATGCTATCAATTCCGGTAAAGTCTCAGCACTTGAATGCCGATTAAGTATTGCTCTTACGCCACAAAAACCAAAAGAAATCACCGTTGAACCATTCACGCTTTTTGTCAAACCGATCACACGCCCTTCAGGATATTGTTTTATTGCTGGCCACCATCTTCCTAATCGCGTTGATAATACCACTGAAATTCTCGATGTGCTCGACACAGCCTGCCTGATACTGGATGCCGAGGGAGTCATTACCTACCATAATTCCTACTTACATATTTTATTGGGTTACCCCAACAACCATTCATTTTCAAAAACGCACCTGTTGGATTTTGCCAGTGATCCAGCCAGTATCAAGGATATTTTGTCTGCACCAGCATGGCATGGAACCTTGTCATTCCATAAAAAAAATGGTGAATTAGTCGAACGAAGTGTGCACAGCGTCAGACAAACAATAGACGATCATAAGGTTCGTATTTGTCTGGTGCTTTCTCCTGTTTATTTTTTACCTCCTAAAGCAGAAATACTTGCTCCGGCAACGACCGCAACGGTCGCGTCTCCTTCCTATACTGCGGATACTTCAACGATTGAAGAATGTGTAAAATCTTTTCCCATTGCCAGTATTATCATCGATGAAGATGGCTCCCTTATCTGTTCAAACAAAAGCTTCCGTGATTTATTAAAATTGGATGAATCACAAACGACCCCCATAAAAATTCAGGATATTGCACATCTCAATACACGCCACCTGGTGGATTCGTTGTTGGCAGGCCATGCCCAACCTTTCCCTTTAGAATTACATTTTATGTCAGGAGGCATTATTCCTACTTTTGCTTACGCAAATCAGATCAGTGGCCATTCGCAAGAACATCGTTCACGTAAATATATTCTTTTCTTTATTGATATTTCCGATCGTAAAGAGCTGGAACAACGCATGAATCAAACCCAGAAAATGCAGGCTATTGGCCAGCTTGCCGGAGGCATTGCCCACGATTTTAACAATTTGCTGACAGCTATGCTTGGTTTTTGTGATTTGTTACTGCAAAAGCATCCTGCTGGTGACCCATCGTTTGTTGAAATCATGCAAATCAAACAAAACTCTACGCGCGCCGCTAACCTCGTGCAGCAGCTTTTGGCATTTTCACGCAGGCAGACACTTCGTCCAACGGTCATGGATATCACGGATGTTCTAGGTGAACTTACGAATTTGCTACGCCGTTTAATTGGTGAAAACATAGAATTAAAAATGCACCATGAACGAAATATTTGGTTAGCAAAAGTAGATCAAAGCCAGCTTGAACAAGTCATTATTAACCTGGCAGTTAATGCCAGGGATGCGATGAATGATGGTGGAAAACTTGAGATCACTACACAAAATGTGACCATCGGCAAAGAATTTTTGATTACTCCAGACATGGTGATGCCTACGGCAGATGACAAAGCTATCGCAGGTGAATTTGTGCTGGTGCAAATCAAAGATACCGGTCATGGTATCCCATCAGATATTATCACTAAAATTTTTGAACCCTTCTTCTCTACCAAAGAAGTTGGATCAGGAACCGGACTAGGACTGGCTACTGTTTACGGCATTATCAAGCAAACTGACGGACATATTATTGTCCAAAGTTCACCTGGCAATGGCACTATTTTTAGCCTTTTGTTCAAAAGACATATAGCCGAAGCAGGAGACGAGCAAGGTGATAAACAGGAAACCTCAGGAGCTACCAATCTAGGTACCAGCACATTAAATAATGACCTCACC
This portion of the Alphaproteobacteria bacterium genome encodes:
- a CDS encoding flagellar basal body L-ring protein FlgH — its product is MSLIFTLSGCQTALDRLNHVGDTPQMHPIENAFAEGVDKKIEWPEEDLQTPQPRMANSLWQHNSRYFFQDQKARRIGDILKVKVKFKDKAELNNQSTRNRTTKETLGAPNILGLDKGLTKLMPGKQDLTSLLDISGSNNNLGNGAVKRGENLETEIAALVTQILPNGNLVIRGKQEVRINFEVREITIDGIVRPDDISSENSVGADQIAEARISYGGRGQITDVQQPRYGTQLLDIIAPF
- a CDS encoding flagellar basal body-associated FliL family protein, with the translated sequence MADHEDKKELDESNAGDKEGHSQAGSSKKKLIIIVIAAVVVLGGAVGGVLFSGVLSSSKKEDSSSAKHEKAATENHGDKKGKNDKTSDRLQAGPGNVFYYDMDEFIVNLNTAHKQQSFLKMKIALELPDDAQVAAIEDNMLRIRDIFQIYLRELRQEDLRGSAGMYHLRQELLLRLNKIVYPAKVNDILFREFFVQ
- the fliM gene encoding flagellar motor switch protein FliM — its product is MGEEQIKQATSEGIAPIERMMDGDAQPTRAMRQDEIDHLLGLDAGGQTEGQVVGIQAMLDKALLTYERLPMLEVVFDRFVRMASTSMRNFTADNVEIEIASITSMRFGDYINSIPMPSLLTMFRAIEWNNMGLMTIDTALVYSMVEVLFGGRKSTQPIKIEGRPYTTIEQSIMRYVSELLLIDIGAAFDPLTPATFKFERLETNPRFATIARPADAVILLQLRVDMEERGGNIEILFPHVTLEPIRDLLTQVFIGEKYGNDTVWEAHVEREIGHSKMQLEAVLHSKMVNLSDVANIKVGSTLVLDHAVDDDIAIRCKGVNVFYGKLGRMDDHVAVQIDKIIDKKLRESIGC
- a CDS encoding penicillin-binding protein 1A encodes the protein MRWIKFFILSIFLAIVAGGISIVGVLFYYTKDLPDYNQLSNYQPAIVSRLYAADGKLMEEYAKENRLYVSIHAIPQQLIHAFLAAEDKNFFQHSGIDMYSIFRAGVTNIMNYGREGQMVGGSTITQQVVKNFLLSNERTLERKVKEAVLAVRITRSFSKEQILELYLNQIYLGNRSYGVAAAALNYFNKSINELTPEEMALLASMPKAPSEFNPYRNYKRAKERRDWVLSRMLDEKYITKEAYQVAIEAPIRLRSREQHEIVKADFYAEEVRRRLLEKYGEKILYEGGLSVHTNLDPTLQEQATQALIKGIISFDHRKGWRGPLKHIPLSSSWAQELQRYNYSINNDWQIAIVLSVSQADATIGFKDKKTGIIPLSQMTWASHEANPSAASILHPGDIIAVSAVLPHATSPSTLALTPPVYTLQQIPEVNGAVVVMDPHTGQVKALVGGFSSKDTQFNRATQAMRQPGSAFKPFVYLAAMEKGFTPATIVVDSPVELDQGPGLPMWRPKNYSGEFFGPTPLRRGLEASRNAMTVQLAQMLGVDSIVEISKRFGVLDNPAANYSMVLGAAETTLLRITSGYAMIINGGKRVSPILVERIQDRKGATIFRRDNRLCDECSIKEVNQLTGVFPPVLADDRQQITDPQSAYQVISMMEGVVKRGTAMAALRLGKTVGGKTGTTNNSYDTWFIGFTPDIVVGTYIGYDIPKTLGKKETGASVSLPVFIDFMEHYLKDKSDIPFRIPEGISLVRIDRLTGQVPGPDTPESNIMYEAFKSKNNPLGESTTPVNVTGHDSDSPVPSDNSLPHDTEGIY
- the flgA gene encoding flagellar basal body P-ring formation protein FlgA, translating into MIKVCIVGLWGMMLMLSEAALAEGSEHQSQLEEQISTAIADEIGADRISIHLDHTPATLSQSLDQPVLAVNHVDRSKHTFDITITYPAASESSSLPADHLKGSYDTWKQVPLVKIPIEKGQVIHEESLTTQWVKTSTVPHDTATQMSQITNSVAKRSLAEGKWVRTRDIEQPVLVKRNDLVTILYKTQNLTLQSQAIALEDGSKGDRIRLKNAESKKEFMGIVDDQHTVLIPTSG
- a CDS encoding response regulator produces the protein MSGGIIPTFAYANQISGHSQEHRSRKYILFFIDISDRKELEQRMNQTQKMQAIGQLAGGIAHDFNNLLTAMLGFCDLLLQKHPAGDPSFVEIMQIKQNSTRAANLVQQLLAFSRRQTLRPTVMDITDVLGELTNLLRRLIGENIELKMHHERNIWLAKVDQSQLEQVIINLAVNARDAMNDGGKLEITTQNVTIGKEFLITPDMVMPTADDKAIAGEFVLVQIKDTGHGIPSDIITKIFEPFFSTKEVGSGTGLGLATVYGIIKQTDGHIIVQSSPGNGTIFSLLFKRHIAEAGDEQGDKQETSGATNLGTSTLNNDLTGEGIILLVEDEAAVRAFAARALSNKGYTVLEAGTGEAALSIVEKRGKDIQIIISDVVMPGLNGPAMVERAKRIFPHLKIIFISGYAEEGLVGSFQIRKKYHFLPKPFTLKQLASKVKEVSLEKEDTSEA
- the flgG gene encoding flagellar basal-body rod protein FlgG — encoded protein: MRSLSIAATGLQAQQLHVEVISNNIANINTNGFKRQEVEFQDLLYQNVQRAGTNTSDSGTVIPAGIQLGLGVNAGSVYRIFQQGTMNLTGGKYDVAIQGRGFFKIELPTGDFAYTRAGSFQPNTDGDLVTPEGYKLSPGINIPGDTVDVTISPQGEVSVLQMGQNAATSAGKIDFQSFINEAGLEGIGDNLFRETAASGPPIDITAGDAGAGTFLQGYLEASNVDPVTELTNLITAQRGYEFNSKVISASDDMMKTINEIRN
- the flgF gene encoding flagellar basal-body rod protein FlgF, whose translation is MDNTNYIALSRELSLARKQETIANNIANSNTLGYRGEKMLFDTYLIKQSKGEKIAFSHDVATVIDPSIGSFKTTDRDLDVAINGPGYFKVSTPQGVRYTRVGSFQIDQTGALVTGQGYRVLDPNNQPITFQDEDSQFKICEDGLIKVGEEERGQIGIVHFNDEHLMEKAGHTLYRTAQPELPQDENVRLTQGVLEESNVIPVKEMTNMLETTRSVTTLSNLIRSADEMERGAVQKLSQSQ